AGGGGCCGGATGGAGGACGTCGCTGACACTCTGTCAGGCGATGGTCCGGCTAAGCCGGCCGGGGGGGCGACGAAGGGACAACAGGGGCCGGGGATCCGGGCGGGTACCGTCCCGGATCCCCCGGCCACCCGCGCCGGCGCGGGATCGGCGACGACAGCGTGTCCCGCGCCACAGGCGTGAACTCCCCTGTCCTCCAGGGCAGTTCAGCCGTAGGGAGCCTCAGCATACGTAACCGCGGGGGATGGTCACCAACGCGGCCCCCTTGCTGCGCTCCCGCCGACCGGGCCACTATTGGTCCGGACCTTTACGTGATGCCGAGGCCGTCCGGGGAGGGCAGTGCCGTGCGACGCGTTCCCTTTCCGTCCGTGCTGGTCTGCGGGGCCGTGCTGCTGGTCGCCTCCTGCGGCTGGAATCGGGCGGAGGACGATGAAGGCCGGGCACCCGGCGCTCCCGTCGGGGTCACCGCCGCGGCGGGCAGCGCCACCAGCGTGCACGTGATGTGGAACGCGGCTCCCGCCGACGCCGGGGTCCGCACCTACGAGGTATATCGGGACACCACAAAAGTGGCCGAAGTACCGGCCGCACAGCACATGGTGGATGTCACCAGGCTCAGGCCGTCCACCCGGTACGCCTTCACCGTACGGGCCCGGGACACCGCGGGCCGGCTGGGTCCGCCGAGCCAACCGGTGCGGGCGCGGACGCCGGCCGTGACGGCGGCGGACCGCTCGGCTCCGGCCCGGCCGGGCGCGACCACCGGGCGGGCCGTGGGCAGTCGTGCCGTCCAGCTGTCGTGGGGCGCGTCCCGGGACGACCGGGGCGTGTCGTCGTACGACGTCTACCAGGGCGGTGTGAAGGTCCACAGTGTCGGCGGGAACCAGACCGCCACCGTCGTCACGGGCCTGCGCCCCGGAACCCGTTACGTCTTCACGGTCCGCGCCCGGGACGCGGCCGACAACCTCTCCCCCGCCGGCCCGCCGGCCCGCCTGACCACGCCGGGCCGCGACGACGGCCGGGCGACCGCGCCCACCGCGTTCACCGCCACCACCCACCACGCCGACGGCGCCTACTACATCGACCTCGCCTGGGACCCGCCGCGCGCGGACGGCGTGATCACCGAGTACCAGATCGGGCTGGACGGCGCCACGGCCACCTCGCTGGTCTGGGGCGGCACTCCCCCGCGCGGCCGGGCACACCACAGCTTCTACGCGGGCGCCGCCGCCGGGGAGGAACACCGGGTACGGCTGCGGGCCCGGCTGCCCGACGGCACCTGGGGCGGCTGGTCGGCGGAGCGGACGGTCACCACCGGCGGCTGAGGGCACATCAGGCCACCGCGCGGGCCGCCGTCACCTGATCGCGCCGCTCCGGGTGCGGCCGTGCCCGGCGGGGCGTTGGCTGCGGTTGAGGCAGCACGGGCGCTTCCCGACCCCCGGCGGCGCATGGGACGTACCGCCGACCGTGCCGCCGGAGGGCCCGTCCATGGACAACTCGCGACTCCTGCTCCGCTCCGGCCTGACCCTGGCGGCCGCCACCGCGCTCCCGGCCGCGCTCGCCGGGCCGACCGCCGCGGTCTCGGGCATCTCGGTCAGCACCATCGGCTCCACGGTGTCGGTGGTCACCGGCGCGTGCACCGAGGTCAACGGCAGCTGGGGCACCGCGGCCCTGCTCACCAGCCGTCAGGCCACCTTCTCCCAGGGCCGGCAGGTGGCCCTGTCCGGCACGTCGGTCAGCCAGTCCGCGGCCTGGACGGGGGTCAGCCCGGGGACCTACACCGTGGTCGTGCTCTGCTCCAGCGGCACCACCGCGGGCAGCCAGTCGGTGATCGTCTCCGGGGCGGCCGTCCCGACCCGGCCGACAGCCGTCCCGGCCCAGCCGACGACCGTCCCCACCCGGGCGGCACCCGTCCCGGCCCAGCCGACGACCGTCCCGACCAGGCCGGCGCCCGTCCAGACCCGGCCGGCGATCTCGGCGACCACCAGCCCGGCCCCGTCCCGGGGCGTGATGGGCGGCCTCGGCGGCGCCGCCCGCGACTACGGCCCGCTGACCCTCGGCGTCGGCGCGGCCCTGGTCGGCACCGGGGTCGTCGCCACCGGCTGGGTCCTGCGCCGCCGCTCCCGGCCGTACCGGCTCTGAAAGGCCCCTTCAGTCGGTGTCC
This sequence is a window from Streptomyces rubradiris. Protein-coding genes within it:
- a CDS encoding fibronectin type III domain-containing protein, giving the protein MRRVPFPSVLVCGAVLLVASCGWNRAEDDEGRAPGAPVGVTAAAGSATSVHVMWNAAPADAGVRTYEVYRDTTKVAEVPAAQHMVDVTRLRPSTRYAFTVRARDTAGRLGPPSQPVRARTPAVTAADRSAPARPGATTGRAVGSRAVQLSWGASRDDRGVSSYDVYQGGVKVHSVGGNQTATVVTGLRPGTRYVFTVRARDAADNLSPAGPPARLTTPGRDDGRATAPTAFTATTHHADGAYYIDLAWDPPRADGVITEYQIGLDGATATSLVWGGTPPRGRAHHSFYAGAAAGEEHRVRLRARLPDGTWGGWSAERTVTTGG